A single window of Acinetobacter wuhouensis DNA harbors:
- the hfq gene encoding RNA chaperone Hfq — translation MSKGQTLQDPFLNSLRKERIPVSIFLVNGIKLQGHIESFDQYVVLLKNTVSQMVYKHAISTVVPARNPRPAGAPAGAQGAAGGFGGQAGGFGGQAGGFGGQQGGFGGQQGGFGGQGGFGGQGGFGGQGGFGGQGGFGGQGGFGGQGGFGGQSDFGGETKFEDSSEDENNR, via the coding sequence ATGTCTAAAGGTCAAACTTTACAAGATCCGTTCTTAAATTCTCTCCGTAAAGAACGCATTCCAGTTTCTATCTTTCTTGTAAACGGTATCAAATTACAAGGTCATATTGAATCTTTTGACCAATATGTAGTTCTTTTGAAAAATACAGTAAGCCAAATGGTTTACAAACATGCGATTTCTACAGTTGTACCTGCACGTAATCCACGTCCTGCTGGTGCTCCTGCTGGTGCTCAAGGCGCTGCTGGTGGCTTCGGTGGTCAAGCTGGTGGCTTTGGTGGTCAAGCTGGTGGCTTCGGCGGTCAACAAGGCGGCTTCGGCGGTCAACAAGGTGGCTTCGGTGGTCAAGGCGGCTTCGGTGGTCAAGGTGGCTTCGGTGGTCAAGGTGGCTTCGGTGGTCAAGGTGGCTTCGGTGGTCAAGGTGGCTTCGGTGGTCAAGGTGGCTTCGGTGGTCAAAGTGATTTCGGTGGTGAAACTAAATTTGAGGACTCATCTGAAGATGAAAACAATCGTTAA
- the miaA gene encoding tRNA (adenosine(37)-N6)-dimethylallyltransferase MiaA, with protein MSNQKPVINLMGPTASGKTALACELYERGGYELISVDSALVYKEMDIGTAKPTKEEQARYPHHLIDIITPLDVYSAAEFVEDACGLIDDIHARGKTPILVGGTMLYFKALLEGLSSNLPSADYNIRAEIEHKGEQEGWQAVYDELKSVDALAGEKFKVTDKQRIIRALEVYKITGRPITQLQAEQPKKQPYRYNFHNYALVPDRLELHKRIELRLEKMWDIGFLNEVKYLIEKYDLNENLPAFRSVGYRQAIEFLKNCDFSHESERQMKDKSLFATRQLAKRQYTWLRSLQELHQFNTFLTIKQAQEDLRNLHG; from the coding sequence ATGTCAAATCAAAAGCCTGTCATCAATTTAATGGGACCGACTGCGAGTGGGAAAACCGCTTTGGCATGTGAACTATATGAACGCGGTGGCTATGAGCTGATTTCCGTCGATTCTGCGCTGGTTTATAAAGAAATGGACATTGGTACAGCAAAACCGACCAAAGAGGAACAGGCGCGCTATCCGCACCATTTAATCGACATTATTACGCCACTTGACGTGTATTCTGCGGCTGAATTTGTTGAAGATGCATGTGGATTGATCGACGATATACATGCACGTGGTAAAACACCGATTCTGGTTGGTGGAACGATGCTATATTTCAAAGCGCTATTAGAGGGGCTTTCTTCAAATTTACCGAGTGCTGATTACAATATTCGAGCGGAAATCGAGCACAAAGGTGAACAAGAAGGGTGGCAAGCCGTTTATGATGAGCTGAAATCAGTTGACGCTTTAGCTGGTGAGAAATTTAAAGTGACTGATAAACAGCGAATCATCCGTGCATTGGAGGTTTATAAAATTACAGGTCGCCCAATTACACAACTACAGGCGGAACAACCCAAAAAGCAACCATATCGTTACAATTTTCATAATTATGCATTGGTACCAGATCGGTTAGAATTACATAAACGTATTGAATTGCGTTTAGAAAAAATGTGGGATATTGGTTTTTTAAATGAGGTAAAATACCTGATTGAAAAATACGATCTCAATGAAAATTTGCCAGCATTCCGCTCGGTGGGTTACCGACAAGCAATTGAATTTTTGAAAAATTGTGATTTTAGTCATGAAAGTGAGCGGCAAATGAAGGATAAATCTTTGTTCGCGACACGACAATTGGCTAAACGTCAATACACTTGGTTACGTTCTTTGCAAGAATTACACCAATTCAACACTTTTTTAACGATAAAGCAGGCTCAAGAAGACTTGCGAAACTTACACGGATAA